A stretch of Zootoca vivipara chromosome 13, rZooViv1.1, whole genome shotgun sequence DNA encodes these proteins:
- the LOC118095481 gene encoding uncharacterized protein LOC118095481 has protein sequence MEEFAPLAVEAAPWDTLQEKLRTHYAPKLSKIAARHAFYHRNQAERESISNYLAALRKAALHCEFRDLDDALMDRVVCGIRNIRLQQRLLAKPDLTLQKAMEEAAAAAAEAAELSAQEIRKASSPHSTKKPVLTEGEVQSTPPSQAADVDPSQATSEVQQGPPESSATAVPDHPPSPHMAVPSAVTETGNLDSPPTSVAPQSQQESANPLDTGTGPRRSTRVTKRPSYLWDYLLRLLRKPDCLPGDICSSCPSLH, from the coding sequence ATGGAGGAATTTGCACCTCTAGCCGTTGAGGCAGCGCCATGGGACACGCTCCAAGAGAAGCTCCGTACCCACTACGCGCCCAAGCTGTCTAAAATTGCTGCCCGCCATGCCTTCTACCACAGGAACCAGGCCGAGAGGGAGTCCATCAGCAATTACCTCGCTGCTCTCAGGAAGGCCGCCCTACATTGTGAGTTCCGGGACCTTGACGACGCCCTGATGGATCGAGTCGTCTGCGGAATCCGGAACATCCGTCTGCAGCAGCGCCTCCTCGCCAAGCCGGACCTCACGCTACAGAAGGCCATGGAGGAGGCCGCAGccgcagctgcagaagctgctgaactctcCGCCCAGGAGATCCGCAAGGCCAGCAGCCCACACTCCACTAAGAAGCCAGTTCTAACAGAAGGCGAGGTTCAATCTACACCACCCTCACAAGCGGCGGATGTGGATCCTAGCCAAGCCACGTCAGAGGTTCAGCAGGGCCCCCCAGAGTCTAGTGCCACTGCTGTGCCTGACCATCCGCCCAGTCCGCACATGGCGGTTccttcagcagttacggagacaGGAAACTTGGACTCACCACCAACATCGGTGGCGCCACAGTCTCAGCAGGAATCGGCCAACCCCCTGGACACTGGTACTGGCCCTCGGCGTTCCACCAGGGTCACCAAGCGGCCATCCTACTTATGGGACTAT